Proteins from one Comamonas flocculans genomic window:
- the rpsD gene encoding 30S ribosomal protein S4 gives MARYLGPKAKLSRREGTDLFLKSARRSIADKAKFDSKPGQHGRTSGSRTSDYGLQLREKQKVKRMYGVLEKQFRRYFEEAERRRGNTGANLLSLLESRLDNVVYRMGFGSTRAEARQLVSHKAITVNGQSVNIASYLVKEGDQIAVREKSKKQARIGEALQLAQQVGIPAWVEVNADKVEGVFKKVPDRDEFGADINESLIVELYSR, from the coding sequence GTGGCACGCTACCTCGGCCCCAAGGCCAAACTCTCCCGCCGTGAAGGCACCGACCTGTTCCTCAAGAGCGCGCGTCGCTCGATTGCGGACAAGGCCAAGTTCGACTCCAAGCCGGGCCAGCACGGCCGCACCTCCGGCTCGCGCACCTCGGACTATGGCCTGCAGCTGCGCGAGAAGCAGAAGGTCAAGCGCATGTACGGCGTGCTGGAGAAGCAGTTCCGCCGCTACTTCGAAGAGGCCGAGCGCCGTCGCGGCAACACCGGTGCCAACCTGCTGTCGCTGCTCGAATCGCGCCTGGACAACGTGGTCTATCGCATGGGCTTCGGCTCCACCCGCGCCGAGGCGCGCCAGCTCGTGTCGCACAAGGCGATCACGGTCAACGGCCAGTCGGTGAACATCGCTTCCTACCTCGTGAAGGAAGGCGACCAGATCGCGGTACGCGAGAAGTCCAAGAAGCAGGCGCGCATCGGCGAAGCGCTGCAGCTGGCCCAGCAGGTCGGCATCCCCGCCTGGGTGGAAGTGAATGCCGACAAGGTCGAGGGCGTTTTCAAGAAGGTGCCCGATCGCGACGAGTTCGGCGCAGACATCAATGAGTCGTTGATCGTCGAGTTGTATTCGCGCTGA
- the rpsH gene encoding 30S ribosomal protein S8: protein MSMSDPIADLLTRIRNAQMVAKTTVSAPASKVKVAIAQVLKDEGYIEDFQVKSEGGKSELQIALKYYAGRPVIERIERVSRPGLRVYKGSSAIPQVMNGLGVAIVTTPQGVMTDRKARASGVGGEVLCYVA from the coding sequence ATGAGCATGAGTGATCCCATTGCCGACCTGCTGACCCGCATCCGCAACGCCCAGATGGTCGCCAAGACCACGGTGTCGGCCCCCGCCTCCAAGGTGAAGGTGGCCATCGCCCAGGTCCTGAAGGACGAGGGCTACATCGAGGATTTCCAGGTCAAGAGCGAAGGCGGCAAGTCCGAGCTGCAGATCGCGCTGAAGTACTACGCCGGTCGTCCGGTGATCGAGCGCATCGAGCGCGTCAGCCGCCCCGGTCTGCGTGTCTACAAGGGTAGCAGCGCCATCCCGCAGGTCATGAACGGCCTGGGCGTGGCCATCGTCACCACGCCCCAGGGCGTGATGACCGACCGCAAGGCGCGCGCCAGCGGCGTGGGCGGCGAAGTGCTGTGCTACGTCGCCTGA
- the rpsM gene encoding 30S ribosomal protein S13 produces the protein MARIAGINIPPHQHAEIGLTAIYGIGRSRARKICDACAIAYSTKVKDLTDADLEKIRDQLAQLTLEGDLRRETTMNIKRLMDIGCYRGMRHRRGLPVRGQRTRTNARTRKGPRKGAATLKK, from the coding sequence ATGGCTCGTATCGCTGGTATCAATATCCCGCCGCATCAGCACGCCGAAATCGGCCTGACGGCGATCTATGGCATCGGTCGCTCGCGCGCACGCAAGATCTGCGACGCCTGCGCCATCGCCTACTCGACCAAGGTCAAGGACCTGACGGACGCCGATCTCGAGAAGATCCGCGACCAGCTGGCGCAGCTGACGCTCGAAGGCGACCTGCGTCGCGAAACCACGATGAACATCAAGCGCCTGATGGACATCGGGTGCTATCGCGGCATGCGCCACCGTCGCGGTCTGCCGGTGCGCGGCCAGCGCACCCGCACCAATGCGCGCACCCGCAAGGGCCCGCGCAAGGGCGCCGCAACGCTGAAGAAATAA
- the glpK gene encoding glycerol kinase GlpK, with protein sequence MTYLLALDQGTSSSRSIVFDRQGRICALAQRELPQIYPHPGWVEHDALTIWQDQRSTMVQALEQAGVQPAQLAAIGITNQRETTVLWNRRTGRPLHHAIVWQDRRTEPLCQQLRARGLDERIAHKTGLRIDAYFSATKLRWLLDEVPGAKQAAERGELAFGTVDSWLIWQLSGGQRHVTDVSNASRTMLLNVHTNEWDQELLDWLEIPRSVLPEVLPSSGTFGHTSADLLGAPVLIGGVAGDQQSALFGQACFHAGMAKNTYGTGCFMLMHTGQNFRTSANGLITTAAAQPGAQVQYALEGSVFVGGAVVQWLRDGLHAIKASSEVQQLAESVPDSGGVMFVPAFTGLGAPYWTPDARGTITGLTRGSTIAHIARAALESIAYQSAALLAAMGRDAVAAGGQPVHELRVDGGACVNDLLMQFQADLLGIPVVRPQCVETTALGAAYLAGLAAGVYADLEELSAQWQVERCFTPTMAPGRAAELMARWEHAVAQTRLQPPI encoded by the coding sequence ATGACCTATCTGCTCGCCCTCGATCAGGGGACATCCAGTTCGCGCAGCATCGTGTTTGACCGCCAGGGGCGCATCTGCGCGCTGGCGCAGCGTGAATTGCCGCAAATCTACCCCCACCCCGGCTGGGTCGAGCACGATGCACTCACGATCTGGCAAGACCAGCGTAGCACCATGGTGCAGGCGCTCGAGCAGGCCGGCGTGCAGCCCGCGCAGCTGGCGGCCATAGGCATTACCAACCAGCGCGAGACCACGGTGCTCTGGAACCGGCGCACCGGCCGGCCGCTGCACCATGCGATTGTCTGGCAGGACCGGCGCACCGAGCCGCTGTGCCAGCAGCTGCGCGCGCGCGGCCTGGACGAGCGCATCGCGCACAAGACGGGCCTGCGCATCGACGCGTATTTTTCCGCCACCAAGCTACGCTGGCTGCTCGACGAGGTCCCCGGCGCCAAGCAGGCGGCGGAGCGCGGCGAGCTGGCCTTTGGCACCGTGGACAGCTGGCTGATCTGGCAGCTGAGCGGCGGACAGCGTCATGTGACGGACGTGAGCAATGCCAGCCGCACCATGCTGCTGAACGTGCACACCAACGAATGGGACCAGGAGCTGCTGGACTGGCTGGAGATCCCGCGCAGCGTGCTGCCCGAGGTGCTGCCTTCCAGCGGCACCTTCGGCCACACCAGCGCCGACCTGCTGGGCGCACCGGTGCTGATCGGCGGTGTGGCGGGCGACCAGCAGTCGGCACTCTTTGGCCAGGCCTGCTTTCATGCCGGCATGGCCAAGAACACCTATGGCACGGGCTGCTTCATGCTGATGCACACCGGGCAGAACTTCCGCACCTCGGCCAACGGCCTGATCACCACCGCGGCGGCGCAGCCGGGGGCGCAGGTGCAGTACGCGCTGGAAGGCAGCGTGTTCGTGGGCGGCGCGGTGGTGCAGTGGCTGCGCGACGGCCTGCACGCCATCAAGGCCAGCAGCGAGGTGCAGCAACTGGCCGAAAGCGTGCCCGACTCGGGCGGCGTGATGTTCGTGCCCGCCTTCACCGGCCTGGGCGCGCCGTACTGGACGCCGGATGCGCGCGGCACCATCACGGGCCTGACGCGCGGCAGCACCATCGCGCACATCGCGCGCGCGGCGCTGGAATCCATCGCCTACCAGAGCGCGGCGCTGCTCGCCGCCATGGGGCGCGATGCCGTGGCCGCCGGCGGGCAGCCGGTGCATGAGCTGCGCGTGGACGGCGGGGCCTGCGTGAACGACCTGCTGATGCAGTTCCAGGCCGATCTGCTGGGCATCCCCGTGGTGCGCCCGCAGTGCGTGGAAACCACCGCGCTGGGCGCGGCCTACCTGGCCGGACTGGCGGCGGGCGTGTACGCGGACCTGGAAGAGCTCTCCGCACAATGGCAAGTGGAACGGTGCTTTACGCCCACCATGGCACCCGGGCGCGCCGCCGAGCTGATGGCGCGCTGGGAGCATGCGGTGGCGCAGACCCGGCTGCAGCCACCAATTTGA
- the rplE gene encoding 50S ribosomal protein L5: MARLQKLYREKIAGELKEKFGYSSVMEVPRLSKITLNMGVGEAVADKKVMDNAVADLAKIAGQKPVVTKAKKAIAGFKIREGQPIGCMVTLRGVRMYEFLDRFVTVALPRVRDFRGVSGRAFDGRGNYNIGVKEQIIFPEIEYDKVDALRGLNVSITTTAKTDAECKALLAAFRFPFKN, translated from the coding sequence ATGGCACGACTGCAAAAACTCTACCGCGAGAAGATCGCGGGCGAACTCAAGGAAAAGTTCGGCTACAGCTCCGTGATGGAGGTGCCGCGCCTGAGCAAGATCACGCTGAACATGGGCGTGGGCGAGGCCGTCGCGGACAAGAAGGTGATGGACAACGCCGTGGCGGACCTGGCCAAGATCGCCGGTCAGAAGCCCGTGGTGACCAAGGCCAAGAAGGCCATCGCGGGCTTCAAGATACGCGAAGGCCAGCCCATCGGCTGCATGGTCACGCTGCGCGGCGTGCGCATGTACGAGTTCCTGGACCGCTTCGTCACCGTGGCGCTGCCGCGCGTGCGCGACTTCCGCGGCGTCTCGGGCCGTGCCTTCGACGGCCGTGGCAACTACAACATCGGCGTCAAGGAACAGATCATCTTCCCGGAAATCGAGTACGACAAAGTCGATGCGCTGCGTGGTCTGAACGTCAGCATCACCACCACCGCCAAGACCGATGCCGAATGCAAGGCGCTGCTGGCGGCGTTCCGTTTCCCCTTCAAGAACTGA
- the rplN gene encoding 50S ribosomal protein L14: MIQTESRLEVADNTGAKTVQCIKVLGGSKRRYASVGDIIKVSVKEAAPRGRVKKGEVYSAVVVRTAKGIRRSDGALIKFDGNAAVLLNAKLEPIGTRIFGPVTRELRTERFMKIVSLAPEVI, encoded by the coding sequence ATGATCCAGACAGAATCTCGTTTAGAGGTTGCCGACAACACCGGCGCCAAGACCGTGCAGTGCATCAAGGTGCTGGGCGGCTCCAAGCGCCGCTATGCCAGCGTCGGTGACATCATCAAGGTGAGCGTCAAAGAAGCCGCTCCGCGTGGCCGCGTCAAAAAGGGCGAGGTCTACAGCGCGGTGGTGGTGCGCACCGCCAAGGGCATCCGCCGCAGCGACGGCGCGCTCATCAAGTTCGACGGCAACGCCGCCGTGCTGCTCAACGCCAAGCTGGAGCCCATTGGCACCCGCATCTTCGGCCCGGTCACGCGCGAGCTGCGCACCGAGCGGTTCATGAAGATCGTGTCGCTCGCTCCCGAAGTGATCTGA
- the rpmD gene encoding 50S ribosomal protein L30, which produces MTTQQTLKVQLVRSPIGTKQSHRDTVRGLGLRKLNSVSELKDTPEVRGMINKIAYLVKIV; this is translated from the coding sequence GTGACTACACAGCAGACTCTCAAGGTGCAACTGGTACGCAGTCCCATAGGCACCAAGCAATCCCATCGCGACACTGTGCGCGGGCTGGGTCTACGCAAGCTCAACAGCGTGAGCGAGCTCAAGGACACGCCCGAGGTGCGCGGCATGATCAACAAGATCGCCTACCTGGTGAAGATTGTCTGA
- the rpsN gene encoding 30S ribosomal protein S14: protein MAKKSLIERERKREKLAAKYAAKYTELKAIAADAKRSTEERDAARLALQKLPRNANPTRQRNRCEMTGRPRGTFRQFGLGRAKVRELAFAGDIPGVIKASW from the coding sequence ATGGCCAAGAAAAGTTTGATCGAGCGTGAACGCAAGCGCGAGAAGCTGGCTGCCAAGTACGCCGCCAAGTACACCGAACTCAAGGCGATTGCCGCCGATGCCAAGCGCAGCACCGAGGAGCGCGACGCTGCGCGCCTGGCGCTGCAGAAGCTGCCGCGCAACGCCAACCCGACGCGCCAGCGCAACCGCTGCGAGATGACCGGGCGCCCGCGCGGCACCTTCCGCCAGTTCGGCCTGGGCCGCGCCAAGGTGCGCGAGCTGGCCTTTGCCGGCGACATCCCGGGCGTCATCAAGGCGAGCTGGTAA
- the rplR gene encoding 50S ribosomal protein L18 — protein sequence MLDKKQQRQRRARQTRIRIAQQGAVRLTVHRTNLNIYATVISGCGTKVLASASSAEKEVREALGGQGKGGNAAAASVVGKRIAEKARAAGVEKVAFDRAGYAYHGRVKALAEAAREAGLQF from the coding sequence ATGCTAGACAAGAAACAGCAGCGTCAGCGCCGTGCCCGCCAGACCCGCATCCGCATTGCCCAGCAGGGCGCGGTGCGCCTGACCGTGCATCGCACCAACCTGAACATCTACGCCACCGTGATCTCCGGCTGCGGCACCAAGGTGCTGGCCAGTGCGTCCAGCGCCGAAAAGGAAGTGCGCGAAGCCCTGGGCGGCCAAGGCAAGGGCGGCAATGCGGCCGCGGCCTCGGTCGTCGGCAAGCGCATTGCCGAAAAGGCCAGGGCGGCGGGTGTCGAAAAAGTGGCGTTTGACCGCGCCGGTTATGCCTACCACGGCCGGGTCAAGGCCCTGGCGGAAGCAGCCCGTGAAGCGGGTCTGCAGTTCTGA
- the secY gene encoding preprotein translocase subunit SecY: MATNAAQLAKTGKFGDLRRRLVFLLLALVVYRIGAHIPVPGIDPNQLSQLFNSQQGGILNLFNMFSGGALERFTVFALGIMPYISAAIIMQLMTYVIPTFEALNKEGESGRRKITQYTRYGTLGLCLFQSLGIAVALESTPGLVIEPGFSFRVTAVVSLTAGSMFLMWLGEQMTERGLGNGISLLIFGGIVAGLPSALGGLLELVRTGAMSIIISLFIVALVVLVTYFVVYVERGQRKILVNYARRQVGNKVYGGQSSHLPLKLNMSGVIPPIFASSIILLPATVVNWFSTGESMRWLKDLSSTLTPGSPIYVMMYAGAIIFFCFFYTALVFNSRETADNLKKSGAFIPGIRPGENTARYIDKILLRLTFVGAIYVTLVCLLPEFLILRYNVPFYFGGTSLLIIVVVTMDFMSQVQSYLMSQQYESLLKKANFRTTING, from the coding sequence GTGGCAACCAACGCGGCCCAGCTGGCAAAGACCGGCAAGTTCGGCGACCTGCGTCGCCGGCTGGTATTTCTGCTGCTCGCCCTGGTGGTCTATCGCATCGGCGCGCACATTCCCGTGCCCGGCATAGACCCGAACCAGCTCTCGCAGCTGTTCAACAGCCAGCAGGGCGGCATCCTCAACCTGTTCAACATGTTCTCCGGCGGTGCGCTGGAGCGCTTCACCGTCTTCGCTCTGGGCATCATGCCCTACATCTCGGCGGCCATCATCATGCAGTTGATGACCTACGTGATACCGACGTTCGAAGCCCTGAACAAGGAAGGCGAGTCGGGGCGGCGCAAGATCACCCAGTACACGCGCTACGGTACGCTTGGCCTGTGCCTGTTCCAGTCGCTGGGCATCGCCGTGGCGCTGGAGAGCACCCCCGGTCTGGTGATAGAGCCGGGCTTCAGCTTCCGCGTGACCGCAGTGGTCAGCCTGACGGCGGGCTCCATGTTCCTCATGTGGCTGGGCGAGCAGATGACCGAGCGGGGGCTGGGCAACGGCATTTCGCTGCTGATCTTCGGCGGCATCGTTGCCGGACTGCCGAGCGCGCTCGGCGGCCTGCTGGAGCTGGTACGCACGGGTGCCATGAGCATCATCATCTCGCTGTTCATCGTGGCGCTGGTGGTGTTGGTGACCTATTTCGTGGTGTACGTGGAGCGGGGCCAACGCAAGATCCTGGTCAACTATGCGCGCCGGCAGGTGGGCAACAAGGTCTATGGTGGCCAGTCCTCGCACCTGCCGCTGAAGCTGAACATGTCGGGCGTGATCCCGCCGATCTTCGCGTCGTCCATCATCCTGCTGCCCGCGACGGTGGTGAACTGGTTCAGCACCGGCGAATCCATGCGCTGGCTCAAGGACCTGTCCAGCACGCTCACGCCGGGTTCGCCCATCTACGTGATGATGTATGCGGGCGCGATCATCTTCTTCTGCTTCTTCTACACGGCGCTGGTATTCAACAGCCGCGAGACGGCAGACAATCTCAAGAAGAGCGGCGCCTTCATTCCAGGCATCCGTCCGGGCGAAAACACCGCCAGGTACATTGACAAGATCCTGCTGCGCCTGACCTTCGTCGGTGCCATCTATGTCACCCTGGTATGCCTGCTGCCGGAATTCCTGATCCTTCGCTACAACGTGCCGTTCTATTTTGGCGGCACCTCGCTGCTGATCATCGTGGTCGTGACCATGGACTTCATGTCCCAGGTGCAGAGCTACCTGATGAGCCAGCAGTACGAATCCTTGCTCAAGAAGGCGAATTTCCGCACCACCATCAATGGCTAG
- a CDS encoding glycerol-3-phosphate dehydrogenase/oxidase, translated as MKSTQTTATSEAAPADRQQLLARLQQAPTWDLLVIGGGATGLGVALDAAARGFSTVVLEAHDFAKGTSSRATKLAHGGVRYLAQGNISLVHEALHERTTLLRNAPHLAQPLGFVMPSYHLWETPFYGTGLKMYDVLAGRAGLGPTEFLSRMGALRKLPGLRAEGLKGGVAYWDGQFDDARLALALARTAAARGALVLNYCPVRALRHEGGRLAAVACEDAETGRQFEVRARAVVNATGVWVDEVRAMDAHAQAARHAPLVVPSQGVHIVVDQDFLPGPHALLVPKTADGRVLFAVPWLGKLLIGTTDTEREHAALEPRALPEEVAFLLRESARYLGRAPQPQDVRSCWAGLRPLVKPRHFSGAQTRSVSREHTVLVEPGGLVSVTGGKWTTYRAMAEDVLDKCMQHGLLDTRPGGVTRELALVGAMQGASAHALSEPPGLHLYGSEAPSVQALPGAEHWLAPGLSEAMVRFAARHEYARSVEDVLARRSRMLFLDARLAGGLAPAVAAILGEELGRPVPVDDFLALARGYARLPA; from the coding sequence ATGAAATCCACACAGACGACAGCCACATCGGAGGCGGCCCCGGCCGATCGGCAGCAGTTGCTGGCACGGCTGCAGCAGGCGCCCACCTGGGACCTGCTCGTCATCGGCGGCGGCGCCACCGGCCTGGGCGTGGCGCTGGATGCGGCGGCGCGCGGCTTTTCCACCGTTGTGCTGGAGGCGCACGACTTCGCCAAAGGCACGTCCTCGCGCGCCACCAAGCTGGCGCACGGCGGTGTGCGCTATCTCGCCCAGGGCAACATCTCGCTGGTGCACGAAGCGCTGCACGAGCGCACCACGCTGCTGCGCAACGCGCCGCATCTGGCGCAGCCGCTGGGCTTCGTCATGCCGTCCTACCACCTGTGGGAGACGCCGTTCTACGGCACGGGCCTGAAGATGTACGACGTGCTCGCGGGGCGCGCCGGGCTCGGCCCCACCGAATTTCTCTCGCGCATGGGGGCGCTGCGCAAGCTGCCCGGCCTGCGCGCCGAGGGCCTGAAGGGCGGCGTCGCCTACTGGGACGGACAGTTCGACGACGCCCGCCTGGCGCTGGCCCTGGCGCGCACCGCCGCCGCGCGCGGCGCGCTGGTGCTCAACTACTGCCCGGTGCGCGCATTGCGGCACGAAGGCGGCCGGCTTGCCGCCGTGGCCTGTGAAGACGCCGAAACCGGGCGGCAGTTCGAAGTCCGGGCGCGCGCCGTGGTCAACGCCACCGGCGTCTGGGTCGATGAGGTGCGCGCCATGGACGCGCACGCCCAGGCCGCCCGGCACGCCCCGCTGGTCGTGCCCAGCCAGGGCGTGCACATCGTCGTCGACCAGGACTTCCTGCCCGGCCCGCATGCGCTGCTGGTGCCCAAGACCGCCGACGGGCGGGTGCTGTTTGCCGTGCCCTGGCTGGGCAAGCTGCTGATAGGCACCACCGACACCGAGCGCGAACATGCGGCGCTGGAGCCGCGCGCGCTGCCCGAAGAGGTCGCCTTCCTGCTGCGCGAGTCCGCCCGCTACCTCGGCCGGGCCCCGCAGCCGCAGGACGTGCGCAGCTGCTGGGCCGGCCTGCGTCCCCTGGTCAAGCCGCGCCATTTCTCGGGCGCGCAAACCCGCTCGGTCAGCCGCGAGCACACCGTGCTCGTCGAGCCCGGCGGCCTGGTGAGCGTCACCGGCGGCAAGTGGACGACCTACCGCGCCATGGCCGAAGACGTGCTGGACAAATGCATGCAGCACGGCCTGCTCGACACGCGCCCGGGCGGCGTCACGCGCGAGCTGGCGCTGGTGGGCGCGATGCAAGGCGCCAGCGCCCACGCGCTGAGCGAGCCGCCGGGCCTGCATCTGTACGGCAGCGAAGCACCCAGCGTCCAGGCGCTGCCCGGGGCAGAGCACTGGCTTGCGCCGGGTTTGAGCGAAGCCATGGTGCGCTTTGCCGCGCGCCACGAATATGCGCGCAGCGTCGAGGACGTGCTCGCGCGGCGCAGCCGCATGCTGTTCCTCGACGCGCGCCTGGCGGGCGGGCTGGCGCCGGCGGTGGCGGCCATCCTGGGGGAAGAGCTGGGCCGACCGGTGCCGGTGGACGACTTCCTCGCGCTGGCGCGCGGCTATGCACGGTTGCCCGCCTGA
- the rplO gene encoding 50S ribosomal protein L15: MKLNTIQPAAGAKHAPRRVGRGIGSGLGKTAGRGHKGQKSRSGGFHKVGFEGGQMPLQRRLPKRGFKSVSLKYNAEVTLAALERLGAAEVDLPTLKQAGLVGQIARVVKVINSGSLSKAVKLTGVGATAGAKAAIEAAGGSVA, encoded by the coding sequence ATGAAACTCAATACCATCCAGCCCGCTGCCGGTGCCAAGCATGCGCCGCGTCGCGTAGGCCGCGGCATCGGCTCGGGCCTGGGCAAGACCGCAGGCCGTGGCCACAAGGGTCAGAAGTCGCGTTCCGGGGGCTTTCACAAGGTCGGCTTCGAAGGCGGCCAGATGCCGCTGCAACGCCGACTGCCCAAGCGCGGCTTCAAATCCGTTTCGCTCAAGTACAACGCTGAAGTCACCCTCGCCGCTCTGGAGCGCCTGGGCGCCGCCGAGGTCGATCTGCCCACGCTCAAGCAGGCCGGCCTCGTCGGCCAGATCGCGCGTGTGGTCAAGGTGATCAACAGCGGCAGCCTGAGCAAGGCCGTCAAGCTGACGGGCGTCGGTGCGACCGCAGGCGCAAAGGCGGCGATCGAAGCCGCCGGCGGCAGCGTCGCCTGA
- the rpmJ gene encoding 50S ribosomal protein L36 — MRVSASVKKICRNCKIIRRKGVVRVICSDQRHKQRQG, encoded by the coding sequence ATGAGAGTGTCGGCTTCCGTAAAGAAGATTTGCCGCAACTGCAAGATCATCCGCCGCAAGGGTGTGGTGCGCGTGATCTGCAGCGACCAGCGCCACAAGCAGCGCCAAGGTTGA
- the rplF gene encoding 50S ribosomal protein L6 yields the protein MSRVAKAQIAIPSGVDVSITADHIQVKGSGGTLSVPQNALVKVASDGGKLSFSPTDESREANALSGTVRQLVNNMVVGVSRGFEKKLTLIGVGFKATASGNKLNLSVGYSHPVDFVMPAGISVACPTPTEVVLKGADRQVVGQLAAEIRAVRPPEPYKGKGIRYADETVVIKETKKK from the coding sequence ATGTCTCGCGTAGCCAAAGCACAAATTGCCATTCCTTCGGGGGTGGATGTTTCCATTACTGCCGACCACATCCAGGTCAAGGGTTCGGGCGGCACGCTGTCCGTGCCGCAGAACGCCCTGGTCAAGGTGGCCAGCGACGGCGGCAAGCTCAGCTTCTCGCCGACCGACGAAAGCCGCGAAGCCAATGCCCTGAGCGGGACCGTGCGCCAACTGGTCAACAACATGGTGGTCGGCGTCAGCCGTGGCTTCGAGAAGAAGCTCACGCTCATCGGCGTGGGCTTCAAGGCGACGGCCTCGGGCAACAAGCTCAATCTGAGCGTGGGCTATTCCCACCCCGTGGACTTCGTGATGCCCGCCGGCATCAGCGTGGCCTGCCCGACGCCGACCGAGGTCGTGCTCAAGGGCGCCGACCGCCAGGTGGTGGGCCAGCTGGCCGCCGAGATCCGCGCCGTGCGTCCGCCCGAGCCCTACAAGGGCAAGGGCATCCGCTATGCGGACGAGACGGTCGTGATCAAAGAGACCAAGAAGAAGTAA
- the rpsK gene encoding 30S ribosomal protein S11 has protein sequence MAKSPSSNAAQRVRKKVRKNVSDGVAHVHASFNNTIITITDRQGNALSWASSGGQGFKGSRKSTPFAAQVASEMAGRAAMEQGIKNLDVQIKGPGPGRDSSVRALGALGIRITSISDVTPVPHNGCRPQKRRRI, from the coding sequence ATGGCCAAATCTCCCTCCAGCAACGCCGCGCAGCGCGTACGCAAGAAGGTCCGCAAGAACGTCTCCGACGGCGTGGCCCACGTGCACGCCTCGTTCAACAACACCATCATCACGATCACCGACCGCCAGGGCAACGCCCTGTCCTGGGCGTCCTCCGGTGGCCAGGGCTTCAAGGGTTCGCGCAAGTCCACGCCGTTTGCCGCGCAGGTGGCTTCGGAAATGGCCGGCCGTGCCGCAATGGAGCAGGGCATCAAGAACCTGGACGTGCAGATCAAGGGTCCCGGCCCCGGCCGTGATTCGTCGGTGCGCGCGCTTGGCGCCCTCGGCATTCGCATCACCTCGATTTCCGACGTGACCCCGGTGCCGCACAACGGCTGCCGCCCGCAGAAGCGCCGCCGCATCTGA
- the rpsE gene encoding 30S ribosomal protein S5 has product MAKFQPKMQNDERDDGLREKMIAINRVTKVVKGGRILGFAALTVVGDGDGRVGMGKGKSKEVPSAVQKAMEEARRRMVKVSLKNGTIHHNVVGRHGAATVMMAPAPKGTGIIAGGPMRAVFEVMGITDIVAKSHGSSNPYNMVRATFDALARSTTPAEIAAKRGKSVEDLFAA; this is encoded by the coding sequence ATGGCAAAGTTTCAACCCAAGATGCAAAACGACGAGCGCGACGACGGTCTGCGCGAGAAGATGATCGCGATCAACCGCGTCACCAAGGTCGTCAAGGGTGGTCGCATACTCGGTTTTGCCGCCCTGACCGTGGTCGGTGACGGCGATGGCCGCGTGGGCATGGGCAAGGGCAAGTCCAAGGAAGTGCCCTCGGCCGTGCAGAAGGCCATGGAAGAGGCGCGCCGGCGCATGGTCAAGGTGTCGCTCAAGAACGGCACCATCCACCACAACGTGGTCGGCCGCCATGGCGCCGCCACGGTGATGATGGCACCGGCCCCCAAGGGCACCGGCATCATCGCCGGCGGCCCGATGCGCGCGGTCTTCGAGGTCATGGGCATCACCGACATCGTGGCCAAGAGCCACGGTTCGTCCAATCCCTACAACATGGTGCGCGCCACCTTCGACGCGCTGGCACGCTCCACGACGCCGGCGGAAATCGCCGCCAAGCGGGGCAAGTCGGTCGAAGACCTCTTCGCCGCCTGA
- the rplX gene encoding 50S ribosomal protein L24: MNKIRKGDSVIVLAGRDKGKRGTVTARASETHLLVEGVNLVKKHVKPNPMKGTTGGIVEKAMPIHQSNIAIFNAQTGKADRVGIKVQDDGKRVRVYKSNGAEIATA; encoded by the coding sequence ATGAACAAGATTCGCAAGGGTGACTCGGTCATCGTCCTGGCCGGGCGCGACAAGGGCAAGCGCGGCACCGTGACGGCGCGCGCCAGCGAGACGCACCTCCTGGTCGAGGGCGTGAACCTGGTCAAGAAGCACGTCAAGCCCAATCCGATGAAGGGCACCACGGGTGGCATCGTCGAAAAGGCCATGCCCATCCACCAGTCCAACATCGCCATTTTCAACGCCCAGACCGGCAAGGCCGATCGCGTGGGCATCAAGGTGCAGGACGACGGCAAGCGCGTGCGCGTGTACAAGTCCAACGGCGCCGAAATCGCCACCGCCTGA